A window of the Acidimicrobiales bacterium genome harbors these coding sequences:
- a CDS encoding response regulator transcription factor, with protein MITVMIVDDHAIVRNGLERLFETADDIEVVALASNGQEAVDLADRLHPDVILMDLSMPVMDGVEATRQITSTDSTSRIVVLTSFGDESRILDALNAGAGGYLLKHIDPDELLSAVRSASAGEAPLDPRVGRLLLETRMSPQPRPNELTAREAEVLALVGKGLANKQIARQLGISERTVKAHLTSVFHRLDVTDRVQAALWAQQNLPPS; from the coding sequence ATGATCACCGTCATGATCGTCGACGATCACGCCATCGTGCGCAACGGTCTGGAACGTCTCTTCGAAACAGCAGACGACATCGAGGTCGTCGCGCTGGCCAGCAACGGCCAGGAGGCGGTCGATCTCGCAGATCGACTTCATCCCGACGTCATTCTGATGGACCTTTCGATGCCCGTCATGGACGGGGTCGAGGCGACTCGGCAGATCACATCGACCGACTCGACGAGTCGTATCGTCGTGTTGACCTCCTTCGGTGACGAGTCGAGGATTCTCGATGCGCTGAACGCCGGCGCCGGCGGCTACCTCCTCAAGCACATCGACCCCGACGAGCTCCTGTCGGCGGTGCGGTCGGCGAGCGCCGGTGAGGCGCCGCTCGATCCGAGGGTCGGCCGCCTCCTGCTCGAGACCCGTATGAGCCCGCAGCCTCGCCCCAACGAGTTGACTGCTCGCGAGGCCGAGGTGCTCGCCCTGGTTGGCAAGGGTCTGGCGAACAAGCAGATCGCTCGACAGCTGGGTATCTCGGAACGCACGGTCAAGGCGCACCTGACCAGCGTGTTTCACCGGCTCGACGTCACCGATCGAGTACAAGCGGCACTGTGGGCCCAGCAGAACCTGCCGCCGAGTTAG
- a CDS encoding GDP-mannose 4,6-dehydratase: MHAVVTGCAGFIGSHLSERLLADGWHVTGIDSFTDYYDPAEKRRNLDGLRSEPRFELIEDDVATAPLDRLLRQRPAVFHIAAQAGVRGSFGEEFTRYLHDNVRSTQRVFEAAVEAGVRRVVYASSSSVYGNAEVYPCGEATPLSPRSPYGVTKATCEDLARIARHGGLETVGLRYFTVYGPRQRPDMAMRRLCETAIGGPSFELYGDGEQSRDFTFVADAVDATVRSMTTENVDPILNIGGGQEASMNQVISIIQRLAGRRLLVERMSTQRGDVQRTCADTTVARRQLGWRPSTSLHEGLAAELEFVSERRAAMASSGAVLAAVGSA; this comes from the coding sequence ATGCATGCAGTGGTCACCGGCTGCGCCGGATTCATCGGATCTCACTTGAGCGAGCGGCTGCTCGCCGATGGGTGGCACGTCACCGGCATCGACTCGTTCACCGACTACTACGACCCTGCGGAGAAGCGCCGCAACCTCGATGGTCTTCGGAGCGAGCCCCGCTTCGAACTGATCGAGGACGACGTGGCGACGGCGCCGCTCGATCGGCTCCTTCGCCAACGGCCGGCGGTGTTCCACATCGCCGCCCAAGCAGGAGTTCGTGGCAGCTTCGGTGAGGAGTTCACTCGCTACTTGCACGACAACGTCCGATCGACCCAGCGGGTCTTCGAAGCTGCGGTCGAGGCCGGGGTGCGTCGGGTCGTCTACGCCTCGTCGTCGTCGGTCTACGGCAACGCCGAGGTCTATCCGTGCGGGGAGGCGACGCCGCTCTCCCCTCGCTCGCCGTACGGTGTCACCAAGGCGACGTGCGAGGATCTGGCGCGGATCGCTCGCCACGGCGGTCTGGAGACGGTCGGGCTCCGGTACTTCACGGTCTACGGTCCCCGCCAACGACCTGACATGGCGATGCGGCGTCTCTGTGAAACCGCCATCGGCGGACCGAGCTTCGAGCTGTATGGCGACGGCGAGCAGTCCCGTGATTTCACCTTCGTCGCCGATGCCGTCGACGCCACCGTGCGGTCGATGACGACGGAGAACGTCGATCCGATCCTGAACATCGGCGGTGGACAGGAGGCATCGATGAACCAGGTGATCTCGATCATCCAACGACTTGCCGGTCGCCGTCTCCTGGTGGAGCGGATGTCGACCCAACGCGGTGACGTGCAACGCACGTGCGCCGACACCACCGTCGCCCGACGGCAACTGGGTTGGCGGCCCTCGACGTCGTTGCACGAGGGGCTTGCCGCCGAACTGGAATTCGTCAGCGAGCGGAGAGCGGCAATGGCAAGTTCCGGCGCCGTTCTCGCCGCGGTGGGGTCGGCATGA
- a CDS encoding CPBP family glutamic-type intramembrane protease: MPIIDQHDAFSTFIARPLGAERRSNSEIGQLVVAVSLLASLGPVIDLVAGNTIGAGPGRVLWLMTPLATLALVRPRPTDVWPHGAPHRRRTRRTSLAPNPSATCWRIAIWWYPLSIVVASIVRDGWGNVVLDLIIALRWLPTISPLAVLPVVVAAILEEVGWRGRLTPWLEACGTSRPVNHLIVGGMAACWQLPYAMGHAHPADGYPATIATVLASSLVAAVVRGELRLVSGSIWPGVAMLSIETALFGHTVALTGLTPVVAPTPTLDSILPLVSAAVLGIALAALSPRAPRSNRSIAPPFAVR, translated from the coding sequence ATGCCGATCATCGACCAGCACGATGCGTTCTCGACATTCATCGCCCGACCACTGGGCGCCGAGCGTCGATCGAACAGCGAGATCGGCCAGCTCGTCGTCGCCGTTTCGCTGCTTGCCTCGCTGGGACCAGTCATCGACCTTGTCGCTGGCAACACGATCGGCGCCGGACCGGGGCGGGTGCTGTGGCTCATGACCCCGCTGGCCACCTTGGCCCTCGTGCGACCACGTCCCACCGACGTCTGGCCACACGGTGCCCCACACCGGCGGCGAACGCGGAGAACGTCGCTCGCTCCGAACCCGTCGGCGACGTGCTGGCGAATCGCCATCTGGTGGTACCCACTGAGCATCGTCGTCGCCAGCATCGTCCGGGACGGTTGGGGCAACGTCGTGCTCGACCTGATCATCGCCCTGCGCTGGCTGCCGACGATCTCACCCCTCGCGGTGCTCCCCGTCGTGGTCGCAGCGATCCTCGAGGAGGTCGGTTGGCGAGGGCGTCTCACCCCATGGCTCGAAGCCTGCGGTACGAGCCGGCCGGTGAACCACCTCATCGTTGGGGGGATGGCGGCGTGCTGGCAGCTGCCCTACGCGATGGGACACGCCCATCCGGCCGACGGGTACCCGGCAACGATCGCCACGGTGCTCGCGAGCTCGCTCGTGGCCGCCGTCGTCCGGGGCGAACTGCGTCTTGTGTCGGGATCGATCTGGCCCGGTGTCGCCATGCTCTCCATCGAGACCGCCCTGTTCGGCCATACCGTCGCCCTGACCGGGCTCACCCCCGTGGTAGCGCCGACGCCGACGCTCGACTCGATACTGCCGCTGGTGTCGGCGGCCGTGTTGGGCATCGCACTGGCGGCCCTCAGCCCCCGGGCACCCCGCTCGAATCGGTCAATAGCTCCGCCTTTTGCTGTTCGGTGA
- a CDS encoding glycosyltransferase → MTSSLTTRPDGCGAVSARGGRVAVVVSGFPRLSETFAVNELLALQRAGRLACVLATKPGDHGTVVSGCDQPGWGLLEPLTTVLSGDDAEQAEQAAEIVRATGGVDLVHGYFAHRPAAIAELTAATLGVPFSFSVHALDVRKVEPVELQRRAANARTVITCNADALATLRDLDIDAQLVPHGVDLDRFHPPASHREPGPSLRLLSVGRLVEKKGFRFLIEAMAAVDDRVRLEIVGDGPERSHLEQMIDDLELGDRVALVGRRSHDELPQLYRDADVVVVPSVIDSTGDRDGLPNVVLEALASGRPIVASDVAAIAVAVRDGAGDDANGLLVEPANVAELGRALIELSERPAVLRQLGRSARRTAVERYDVLECSTRFCRALEAQHV, encoded by the coding sequence ATGACGTCGAGTCTCACGACTCGGCCCGATGGTTGCGGAGCCGTGTCGGCGCGAGGCGGCAGGGTCGCCGTCGTCGTCTCGGGATTCCCCCGCCTCTCGGAGACGTTCGCCGTCAACGAGCTGCTTGCCCTCCAGCGAGCCGGACGCCTGGCTTGTGTCCTCGCCACGAAGCCCGGTGACCACGGCACGGTGGTGAGCGGTTGTGACCAACCGGGCTGGGGTCTGCTCGAACCGCTGACCACCGTGCTCAGCGGTGACGACGCAGAGCAGGCCGAACAGGCAGCTGAGATCGTTCGGGCCACCGGCGGTGTCGATCTCGTGCATGGCTACTTCGCCCATCGACCCGCAGCGATCGCCGAGCTGACGGCGGCGACCCTCGGCGTGCCGTTCAGCTTCAGCGTGCATGCGCTCGATGTCCGCAAGGTCGAGCCCGTGGAACTCCAACGTCGGGCGGCCAACGCCCGAACGGTGATCACGTGCAATGCCGACGCACTCGCCACACTTCGAGACCTCGATATCGACGCCCAGCTGGTGCCGCATGGCGTTGATCTCGATCGATTCCACCCTCCTGCGTCCCATCGGGAGCCTGGCCCCTCCCTCCGCCTGCTCTCGGTGGGACGTTTGGTCGAGAAGAAGGGATTTCGGTTCTTGATCGAGGCCATGGCGGCCGTCGACGACCGTGTGCGGCTCGAGATCGTCGGTGACGGTCCGGAACGATCGCATCTCGAGCAGATGATCGACGACCTCGAACTCGGCGATCGGGTCGCGCTCGTCGGTCGGCGGAGCCACGACGAGTTGCCACAGCTCTACCGAGACGCCGACGTGGTCGTCGTTCCCTCCGTCATCGACAGCACCGGTGACCGCGATGGTCTGCCGAACGTCGTGCTGGAAGCGCTGGCAAGCGGACGCCCGATCGTCGCCAGTGATGTCGCAGCGATTGCCGTGGCGGTACGCGACGGCGCCGGCGACGACGCAAACGGCCTTCTCGTCGAGCCCGCCAACGTCGCCGAGCTCGGACGGGCACTGATCGAGTTGTCGGAGCGGCCGGCGGTCCTCCGACAACTCGGACGCTCGGCCCGTCGTACCGCAGTCGAGCGGTACGACGTGCTCGAGTGCTCGACCCGATTCTGCCGAGCGCTGGAGGCACAGCATGTCTGA
- a CDS encoding sensor histidine kinase, which translates to MPVRNNAAFQRGFDAPVPLWRLMARYATTALVTLVVVAVLTAFASRSLGTDEAIEDAARVTTLAANAGIEPIITDAILTMEPDELARIDHVVRDSVIQGSLVRVKIWSADGTIVYSDEGRLIGEQFELDDESVELLAAGPSDVEAQAEVSDLDEPENKYEERAVKLLEVYLPIYTSTGTPLLFEAYFRYEGVAEAGRRAWLRFAPVTLGSLVFLSMLQGPLVFSIARRLRRTQDQREDLLQQAIQATDMERRRIASDLHDGVVQDLAGVTFALAATAREIDGDAKEQVTTASSQVRDAIRSLRSLLVEIYPPNLEEEGLEASLSDLMARLDPRGIGTRLSIEANVENIDLDTKQLVYRTAQEGLRNVIVHSQASQVDVTLTDTGPCVVLTVFDDGIGFDPIESPPREGHLGLRALDGLVRSSGARLTVSSVPGKGTELRLEVPKQ; encoded by the coding sequence ATGCCCGTCCGGAACAACGCCGCATTTCAGCGAGGCTTCGACGCGCCGGTTCCGCTGTGGCGGTTGATGGCTCGATACGCAACGACGGCACTCGTGACCCTCGTGGTGGTGGCCGTCCTCACGGCATTCGCCAGCCGGAGCCTCGGTACCGACGAGGCGATCGAAGACGCCGCCCGTGTCACCACCCTGGCGGCCAATGCCGGCATCGAGCCCATCATCACCGACGCGATCCTCACCATGGAGCCCGACGAGCTCGCGAGGATCGATCATGTCGTTCGAGACTCCGTCATTCAAGGTTCGCTCGTCCGGGTCAAGATCTGGTCGGCCGATGGCACGATCGTCTACTCCGACGAGGGGCGCCTGATCGGAGAGCAGTTCGAACTGGACGACGAGAGTGTCGAACTTCTTGCCGCCGGACCGTCGGATGTCGAGGCACAGGCCGAGGTGAGCGATCTCGACGAACCGGAGAACAAGTACGAAGAGCGTGCGGTCAAGTTGCTCGAGGTCTACCTCCCGATCTACACCTCGACCGGCACGCCTCTGCTGTTCGAGGCCTATTTCCGCTACGAGGGCGTGGCCGAAGCCGGTCGTCGGGCGTGGCTTCGATTCGCGCCCGTGACGCTCGGGTCGCTCGTCTTCTTGTCGATGTTGCAGGGGCCTCTGGTCTTCTCGATCGCCCGGCGGCTCCGGCGAACGCAGGATCAGCGCGAGGACTTGCTGCAGCAAGCGATCCAGGCGACCGACATGGAACGCCGCCGCATCGCAAGCGATCTCCACGATGGCGTCGTGCAGGATCTCGCCGGTGTCACCTTCGCGCTGGCTGCGACGGCTCGCGAGATCGACGGCGACGCCAAGGAACAGGTGACCACGGCCAGTAGCCAGGTGCGTGACGCGATCCGCTCGCTTCGTTCGCTGCTGGTCGAGATCTATCCTCCCAATCTCGAGGAAGAGGGACTCGAGGCGTCGCTGTCGGACCTGATGGCTCGCCTCGACCCCCGTGGCATCGGGACTCGCCTCAGCATCGAGGCAAACGTCGAGAACATCGATCTCGACACGAAACAACTCGTGTATCGGACGGCGCAGGAGGGTCTACGCAACGTGATCGTGCACTCCCAGGCGTCCCAAGTCGACGTGACCCTGACCGATACCGGGCCTTGCGTAGTGCTCACCGTGTTCGACGACGGGATCGGGTTCGATCCGATCGAGAGTCCTCCCCGTGAGGGACACCTCGGGTTGCGCGCCCTCGACGGGCTGGTTCGGTCCAGCGGCGCACGATTGACCGTCTCCTCCGTGCCCGGGAAGGGCACCGAACTTCGCCTGGAGGTTCCCAAGCAATGA
- a CDS encoding SAM-dependent methyltransferase: protein MVLTGYLAPEGFEHELAGELARAGVRVTARHDRLFLSDDPAIDARWAANTWLDAEWLTVTSIGHAARELKARQRNWSAYAPSHAGRSRLITEKLPHVSSKPLGIGDVAPTPPLGSWMLLEPTLLLAAATCSDPFPNGAPRIDEQRVGPPSRAYLKLWEALARARRWPQAGEHCLDLGASPGGWTWLLAQTGAAVTAVDKAPLADDVARHPNVQWVQGSAFALEPRDQPVVDWLFSDIICYPGRLLQLVQRWIDAGAARNIVCTIKFQGATDHGVVADFAAIEGATVRHLHHNKHELTFTLLDIV from the coding sequence ATGGTGCTCACCGGCTACCTCGCACCCGAAGGCTTCGAACACGAACTGGCCGGCGAACTGGCTCGGGCCGGCGTTCGTGTCACCGCCCGTCACGATCGGCTGTTCCTCTCGGACGACCCGGCGATCGACGCCCGGTGGGCGGCGAACACCTGGCTCGACGCCGAATGGCTGACCGTGACCTCGATCGGTCATGCCGCCCGAGAGCTGAAGGCCCGCCAACGCAATTGGTCGGCGTACGCTCCCTCTCACGCTGGCCGATCCCGCCTCATCACCGAGAAGCTGCCACACGTTTCGTCCAAACCACTGGGCATCGGCGACGTTGCGCCGACCCCGCCACTGGGGTCGTGGATGTTGCTCGAACCCACGCTGCTGCTCGCCGCCGCCACCTGCTCCGATCCGTTTCCCAACGGTGCGCCTCGAATCGATGAGCAACGCGTCGGGCCACCGAGCCGGGCGTACCTGAAGCTGTGGGAAGCGCTCGCCCGCGCTCGCCGCTGGCCGCAGGCCGGCGAGCACTGTCTCGACCTCGGAGCGAGTCCCGGTGGATGGACCTGGCTGCTCGCCCAGACCGGAGCCGCGGTGACCGCAGTCGACAAAGCGCCCCTCGCCGACGACGTTGCTCGCCACCCGAACGTCCAGTGGGTCCAGGGTTCGGCGTTCGCCCTCGAACCGCGGGACCAGCCGGTGGTCGACTGGTTGTTCAGCGACATCATCTGTTACCCCGGCCGCTTGTTGCAGCTGGTGCAGCGATGGATCGACGCCGGCGCCGCCCGCAACATCGTGTGCACCATCAAGTTCCAGGGGGCGACCGACCACGGCGTGGTGGCTGACTTCGCTGCCATCGAGGGGGCGACCGTTCGCCACCTCCATCACAACAAGCACGAGCTGACCTTCACGCTCCTCGACATCGTGTGA
- a CDS encoding phytanoyl-CoA dioxygenase family protein, whose amino-acid sequence MFALPHQLEFLSDDWIAAARDFFERAQSDGRLAAVGPFAVCERFDNAPLHLALADDRATWFVRFDGSSVEVGRGVDDQADLLVEGDYQAALAAAQWVGIGSTAARAAMWREVSHLHGSEALRVSGELRPEVDALLVQLHDTLGRRTVENPDLAHRARRQGIDRHVVEMEEQGFTVLERAISDEFADELRRTTLAVLVDHGVDSLNWMLYQGRCFERLAQHPTFLTLVDASLGRGAVIGSFSAIKRGPGPGTIPLHTDYALVPEPYPEWAVTGVGVWALEDWTEASGPTWVVPGTHRLRRGPKPGEATDGAIPIEMPKGSVVFFTNGLWHWQGDRTEPTDRVTLHWHFNRGIFRSLEPKKTDPQLLHRNSPRLGEMLGEDDWFDMMKGIGRDYPRLSHMARLQRFTEQQKAELLTDSSGVPGG is encoded by the coding sequence ATGTTCGCGTTGCCCCATCAGCTCGAGTTCCTCTCCGACGACTGGATCGCCGCCGCACGGGACTTCTTCGAGCGTGCGCAGTCCGACGGGCGACTCGCTGCCGTCGGACCGTTCGCCGTGTGCGAACGCTTCGACAACGCGCCACTACATCTGGCCCTCGCGGATGATCGGGCGACGTGGTTCGTCCGTTTCGACGGGTCGAGCGTGGAGGTTGGGCGCGGTGTCGACGACCAGGCCGACCTGTTGGTCGAAGGCGACTATCAGGCAGCGTTGGCCGCGGCCCAGTGGGTCGGCATCGGATCCACGGCGGCTCGAGCCGCGATGTGGCGCGAGGTGTCCCATCTCCACGGGTCGGAGGCGCTGCGAGTGAGCGGCGAACTCCGGCCGGAGGTCGATGCACTGCTCGTGCAACTGCACGACACGCTTGGTCGACGAACCGTCGAGAATCCCGACCTTGCGCATCGGGCTCGACGACAGGGCATCGACCGCCACGTGGTCGAAATGGAGGAGCAGGGGTTCACCGTGCTCGAACGAGCCATCTCGGACGAATTCGCCGACGAGCTCCGGCGGACCACACTGGCGGTGCTGGTCGATCACGGCGTCGACTCACTGAACTGGATGCTGTACCAGGGGCGATGCTTCGAGCGGCTCGCGCAACACCCAACGTTCCTGACGCTCGTCGACGCATCGCTGGGTCGTGGTGCGGTGATCGGCTCGTTCAGCGCCATCAAGCGCGGCCCGGGGCCGGGCACGATCCCGCTCCACACCGACTATGCGCTCGTCCCCGAGCCATATCCCGAGTGGGCGGTCACCGGCGTCGGGGTGTGGGCGCTCGAGGACTGGACCGAGGCGTCGGGCCCGACCTGGGTGGTGCCCGGCACGCATCGACTCCGCAGGGGACCCAAGCCCGGTGAGGCCACCGACGGCGCGATCCCCATCGAGATGCCGAAGGGTTCGGTGGTGTTCTTCACCAACGGACTGTGGCACTGGCAGGGGGATCGCACCGAACCGACCGATCGGGTCACGCTGCACTGGCATTTCAACCGTGGCATCTTCCGGAGCCTCGAACCGAAGAAGACCGACCCTCAGCTGTTGCACCGCAACTCGCCTCGGCTCGGCGAGATGCTCGGTGAGGACGACTGGTTCGACATGATGAAGGGCATCGGACGTGACTATCCGCGGCTGTCGCACATGGCCCGTCTGCAGCGGTTCACCGAACAGCAAAAGGCGGAGCTATTGACCGATTCGAGCGGGGTGCCCGGGGGCTGA
- a CDS encoding ABC transporter ATP-binding protein — protein sequence MTHDAATARRYVTPYGRALGAGAGLTLVAVAVNLAQPWPMRYVIDDVLQAEGGPPTNASWRLALAVACLLGLIIVGAFVDYWATRLLSSAGLNIANDLRVDVLDRLQTLSLRYHSAQRVGDLVARVTTDTGYAQDMIVQVLATLLPNLALVIGMFAVMVSIDPLFTLLAILATPPLFLATHRSRRELQLAARRVRKADGALASSATESLGAVHLVQAFTLERDRLRRFSALSDDSLDAGLESIRLQARLGPLVDIAGAFSTGLVLWFGANRVLDGRLTIGVLLVFVSYLGSLYKPIKSLSKLANVVSKGRAATERIVDVMSTPPEIVDRPTARPLHLRGSVELRDVSFSYGREPVLDRLSLRIEPGQTAAIVGPTGAGKSTIASLVPRLMDVDLGAVLVDGVDVRDHQLSSLRSQVGFVLQDTLLLEGTLRENIVCARPGVREEDVRRAARLALVDEFSCRLPDGLDTRIGERGANLSGGQRQRVAIARAILRDSPIVILDEPTSALDAASEELIVAALDNLPKDRTRIVIAHRLSTIRDADVIFVLKGGRLVESGTHEALAGSGGLYARLHEFQAGTRPAVRLGGLR from the coding sequence ATGACGCACGACGCGGCGACAGCGCGCCGCTACGTCACGCCCTACGGGCGGGCGCTGGGTGCCGGCGCTGGTCTCACACTGGTCGCCGTTGCCGTCAACCTCGCCCAACCATGGCCGATGCGCTACGTCATCGACGACGTGCTGCAAGCCGAGGGCGGTCCGCCGACCAACGCCTCGTGGCGGCTGGCACTCGCTGTTGCCTGCCTGCTCGGCCTGATCATCGTCGGTGCGTTCGTGGACTACTGGGCAACACGACTTCTGAGCAGTGCGGGGTTGAACATTGCCAATGACCTGCGGGTCGATGTCTTGGATCGGCTCCAGACGCTGTCGCTGCGATATCACTCGGCCCAGCGCGTCGGCGACCTCGTGGCGAGGGTCACCACCGACACGGGCTACGCGCAAGACATGATCGTGCAAGTGCTGGCGACACTGCTGCCGAACTTGGCGCTCGTCATCGGCATGTTCGCCGTGATGGTCAGCATCGACCCACTGTTCACACTGCTCGCCATCCTCGCCACGCCGCCCCTCTTCCTGGCAACACATCGCTCCCGGCGTGAACTCCAGCTCGCCGCACGACGTGTCCGAAAGGCAGATGGGGCCTTGGCCTCGTCGGCCACCGAGAGTCTGGGCGCGGTCCACCTCGTCCAGGCCTTCACGCTCGAACGTGATCGGCTTCGCCGGTTCTCCGCTCTCTCCGACGATTCGCTCGACGCCGGCCTGGAGTCGATCCGTCTCCAGGCAAGACTCGGCCCACTGGTCGACATCGCTGGTGCCTTCTCGACCGGGCTCGTGCTCTGGTTCGGGGCCAACCGGGTCCTGGACGGGCGTCTGACGATCGGTGTCCTCCTGGTCTTCGTCAGCTATCTGGGCTCGCTCTACAAGCCGATCAAATCGCTGTCCAAACTCGCAAACGTCGTGTCCAAGGGACGCGCCGCCACGGAACGGATCGTTGATGTCATGTCGACACCTCCCGAGATCGTCGACCGACCGACGGCACGCCCACTGCACCTACGCGGCAGCGTCGAGTTGCGAGACGTCAGCTTCTCGTATGGACGCGAACCGGTCCTCGATCGTCTGTCGCTGCGGATCGAACCCGGCCAGACGGCGGCGATCGTCGGCCCGACAGGCGCGGGCAAGAGCACCATCGCCTCGCTGGTCCCTCGCCTCATGGACGTCGACCTCGGCGCCGTGCTCGTCGACGGCGTCGACGTCCGCGACCATCAGCTGAGCTCGCTGCGCTCGCAAGTCGGCTTCGTGCTGCAGGACACACTGCTCCTCGAGGGCACCCTACGCGAGAACATCGTGTGCGCCCGACCCGGTGTGCGTGAGGAGGATGTGCGACGGGCCGCTCGCCTCGCACTGGTCGATGAGTTCTCCTGTCGTCTCCCCGATGGGCTCGACACGAGAATCGGCGAACGCGGTGCGAACCTGTCGGGCGGACAACGCCAGCGTGTGGCCATCGCCCGCGCCATCCTCCGCGATTCCCCGATCGTCATCCTCGACGAACCCACCTCGGCGCTCGACGCCGCCTCCGAGGAACTGATCGTGGCTGCCCTGGACAACCTGCCGAAGGACCGCACTCGCATCGTGATCGCCCACCGGCTCTCCACGATTCGGGACGCGGATGTGATCTTCGTTCTGAAGGGTGGCCGACTGGTGGAATCCGGAACCCACGAGGCGTTGGCTGGTTCGGGCGGGCTCTACGCACGCCTCCACGAGTTCCAGGCCGGAACCCGCCCGGCAGTGCGACTGGGCGGCCTGCGCTAA
- a CDS encoding glycosyltransferase family 4 protein, whose product MSDHSTSEHSIPHRQGGQPTVAYVLKGYPRISELFIASEIYRLEQLGVALRIIVIKPSEETTHHPIVDLIEAVPTYLPATSSLSGTGLPRWLRENLGSFAAPLRRVARRHPVGVCRAAGQAAAQSVRARKGRRPRAIYAKEFLLAVALVDTLDAAGDVEHLHAHFAHGCTTVTWLASIISGTSFSFTGHAKDIYRSSLNPAGLLARKLRAADFTLTCTAANVDHLHQIEPSADVQLAYHGLNAEFTKLLVDAPPFHPPCDRPRIISVGRLVPKKGFDVLVKAVAELGDVELVIAGEDGDQADVVRELVRSLDLADRVTLRGAVTQAQLVEEYRSSSMFVLACRVDDTGDRDGIPNVLVEAMAAGLPVISTKVSGIPEVVEHGRNGLLVPPEDPKALADAIRRVIDDPGLASSLRNHARSTINEHFDGDQLARELAERFSTRLAGSGVR is encoded by the coding sequence ATGTCTGATCACAGCACTTCTGAGCACAGCATTCCTCACCGCCAGGGCGGGCAGCCCACGGTTGCCTACGTCCTGAAGGGCTACCCGCGGATCTCCGAGCTGTTCATCGCCAGTGAGATCTACCGCCTCGAACAGCTGGGTGTCGCCCTTCGCATCATCGTCATCAAGCCGAGCGAGGAGACGACACACCATCCGATTGTCGATCTGATCGAGGCCGTTCCGACCTACCTGCCTGCGACCTCGTCCCTGTCGGGTACCGGCCTCCCACGCTGGCTCCGAGAGAACCTCGGTTCGTTCGCCGCGCCGCTCCGGCGAGTGGCTCGACGCCACCCGGTCGGGGTGTGCCGCGCGGCGGGGCAGGCAGCGGCCCAGTCCGTTCGTGCCCGGAAGGGTCGTCGACCCCGAGCGATCTACGCAAAGGAGTTCCTGTTGGCCGTGGCGCTGGTGGACACACTCGACGCTGCCGGCGACGTCGAGCATCTGCACGCCCACTTCGCCCACGGCTGTACGACGGTGACCTGGCTCGCCTCCATCATCTCGGGTACCAGCTTCTCCTTCACCGGTCATGCGAAGGACATCTACCGGTCGTCGCTGAACCCGGCCGGCCTGCTCGCTCGCAAGCTTCGAGCGGCCGACTTCACGCTCACCTGCACGGCCGCCAACGTGGATCACCTCCACCAGATCGAGCCATCGGCCGACGTGCAGCTGGCCTACCACGGGCTGAACGCCGAGTTCACGAAACTGCTCGTGGATGCACCACCGTTCCACCCGCCGTGCGACCGGCCGAGGATCATCTCGGTTGGTCGGCTCGTCCCGAAGAAGGGGTTCGACGTCCTGGTGAAGGCGGTTGCCGAGCTGGGCGACGTCGAGCTGGTCATCGCCGGAGAGGACGGCGACCAGGCCGACGTGGTGCGTGAACTCGTCCGATCGCTCGACCTCGCAGACCGTGTCACGTTGCGCGGTGCGGTGACACAGGCGCAGCTCGTCGAGGAGTACCGCAGTTCGTCGATGTTCGTCTTGGCCTGCCGTGTGGATGACACCGGAGACCGAGATGGCATTCCCAACGTGCTCGTCGAGGCGATGGCGGCGGGTCTCCCCGTGATCTCGACGAAGGTGTCGGGCATTCCCGAGGTCGTCGAGCACGGACGCAACGGGTTGCTCGTCCCACCCGAGGATCCGAAAGCGCTGGCCGATGCCATTCGCCGAGTGATCGACGACCCGGGCCTGGCATCATCACTCCGCAACCACGCCCGCTCGACGATCAACGAGCACTTCGACGGCGACCAGCTCGCCCGCGAGCTTGCCGAGAGGTTCAGCACCCGTCTCGCAGGGAGCGGCGTTCGATGA